The Procambarus clarkii isolate CNS0578487 chromosome 64, FALCON_Pclarkii_2.0, whole genome shotgun sequence genome includes a window with the following:
- the LOC138354708 gene encoding uncharacterized protein, whose protein sequence is MCDNMIDRILRKYKNFAPMIADEYSSWGGRRSSRVGLCWKTRPCSPRCIGPRRPDYSPPSSVVGSSPQPPVVTTSSVGMAPSLNVTTATFTPMNSGGSQRRSRHGRTRTIPSRNNTYNALFGPATWAKYFDLHHLDSTAPDDFSLHKNLVDSVDASVTLKSTSYGTRVVAAPSKDAGTRLAALSCIGESRVRVSTNARLNASVGSVLLPHHVATSVRDLNDWHEGIKHILEAQGHSVLQVDTFTRPPPPPVVVAVSPFELRKSPLIVGPFRPLLLLLVADAQFRSTFPLLDYAISVASSGMVSCNAPVLCICALCVGTIVIVSRWTSLQTRCLNCGEAHPTFWRACMDYKLEEAVLNLKHRDRDLFLKRDAKFVVSPLSRASPTLACCSTSPRPSRLSQSHNRFQALNQTTPTTTSPIPLPPVPDGLPLCSSSWISLLPTESAISPLSSSPSPPTVSSRAFPQSLDPPRHLSVQADIHHPPSNLRVVHSRCSSRGETIESVARYVVSGTPVSLRQKRKPGSSPSSPAGKVVSLCSSPPSLCHYIPSHFSSRTSVSDMEVSSSPDSLCCCPSRDALPDFCPPPPPTVLACPLSVVPPPPPPPDPVSPPCHLGPPIKASSSLPPRLVP, encoded by the exons atgtgtgataatatgatagacagaatacttaggaaGTACAAGAATTTCGCCCCAATGATTGCAGATGAataca gctcgtggggtgggcgacgaaGCTctcgagtcggactgtgttggaagaccaggccctgtagcccccgctgcattgggccccgacgacctgactactcccctccctcctcagtggtagggtcgagtccccagcccccagtggtgaccacctcgtccgttGGCATGGCTCCGTCTCTCAATGTGACTACTGCGACTTTTACCCCCATGAActccgggggttctcaacgccgttcccgccacggccgcactcgcacgatcccttcccgtaataatacttacaacgccttgtttggtcccgctacgtgggctaaatactttgatctccaccatctggattctactgctcctgacgatttctccctccataaaaaccttgttgattcagtagatgcctctgttactttaaaGTCCACTAGTTATGGTAcgcgtgtcgtcgctgctccttcaaAGGATGCAGgtactcgcttagccgctttgtcctgcattggagagagcCGTGTTCGGGTCTCTacgaacgctcggttaaatgccagtgttggcagtgttctcctcccgcaccatgtcgcAACTAGTGTTCGGGACCTCAACGATTGGCATGAGggtattaaacatatccttgaagcccaaggccattctgtcctccaggtggacacgttcactcgacccccccccccccccgtggtcgtcgccgtcagccccttcgagttgcgaaaatcacctttgatagtaggacccttccgccctctattattgTTGCTGGTGGCAGATGCtcagttcaggagtacattccctctcctagactatgcAATAAGTGTTGCAAGTTCGGGTATGGTGTCCTgcaatgcaccagtactgtgtatctgtgcccTTTGTGTGGGGACAATAGTCATTGTAAGTCGGTGGACTTCTCTCCagactcgctgcctcaattgcggtgaggcccaccctaccttctggcGTGCGTGTATggactacaaactcgaggaagccgtcctgaacttgaagcaccgtgatcgtgatcttttcctgaagcgagacgccaagttcgtcgtctcgcccctttcgcgggcctctcctacgctcgcgtgttgttctacctctcctcgtccttcccgtctttctcagtctcacaaccgttttcaGGCCTTaaaccagaccacacccaccaccacctcccctattcctttgcctcctgtcccggaTGGTCTTCCTCTCTGTTCTTCGTCTTGGATTTCCCTCCTTCCTACCGAGTCcgccatatctcctttgtcttcttccccatctccccccactgTTTCTTCCCGAGCcttcccccagtctcttgaccctccacgccacctgtccgtccaggctgatatccatcatcctcccagcaacctTCGTGTTGTTCACTCTCGTTGCTCTTCTCGTggtgagaccattgagtctgtcgcccggtacgttgttagtggaacgcctgtctctttgaggcagaaacgtaagcctggctcctctccttcctctccggcGGGTAAGGTGGTTTCGCTTTGTTCCTCGCCCCCCTCcctctgtcactacatcccctcccatttcagtagtcgaacctctgtctctgatatggaggtttcttcctcgccCGATtccctctgttgctgtccttcccGAGATGCACTGCctgatttctgccccccccctcctccaactgtccttgcctgccccctctcagttgtcccccccccccccccccctccagaccccgtcagtccgccgtgtcatcttgggccaccgatcaaggcttcaagttctctaccaccaagacttgtgccatga
- the LOC123769049 gene encoding uncharacterized protein — translation MRLLVVLSVVVVAVAGQFTQGRRTFNSARRFPPAGGSPPFVRFDDDFDDFDDDADFFDNDRDDSLEDLYDDLYDDDARDRAQARAALTRLRASGAITGNTFRNNRFVGNRNNAFRSTGFTNTGFVNRFPNTRTTSFNTNTARPNNLGFRSSFRPTPTTPSPAFFGGTSNSANRFGGPSNNFNSLDQPFSNSIQTSSPFTNKITSAPAKFSGSSANTFKTSSSSPFKTLPSGFNWPGGNGYFFSMSTLGADPVTYFISYDD, via the exons ATGAggctcctg GTGGTgttatcagtggtggtggtggcggtggcgggccaGTTCACtcag GGCAGGAGAACATTCAACTCCGCGCGGCGCTTCCCGCCCGCCGGCGGCAGCCCGCCCTTCGTCCGCTTCGACGACGACTTCGACGACTTCGATGACGACGCCGACTTCTTCGACAACGACCGCGACGACTCGCTGGAGGATCTCTACGACGACCTGTACGACGACGACGCCAGGGACCGGGCCCAAGCCAGGGCCGCCCTGACCCGACTCAGGGCGTCGGGGGCCATCACCGGCAACACTTTCCGAAACAACAGATTCGTCGGCAACAG AAACAACGCCTTCAGATCAACTGGCTTCACCAACACAGGCTTCGTCAACAGGTTCCCTAACACCAGAACCACATCCTTCAACACCAACACCGCCAGGCCTAACAACCTTGGCTTCAGGAGCTCCTTCAGGCCAACACCGACGACGCCATCACCCGCCTTCTTCGGCGGCACTAGCAACAGTGCCAACCGTTTCGGGGGACCTAGCAACAACTTCAACTCTCTCGACCAACCTTTCTCCAACAGCATTCAGACTAGCAGTCCCTTCACCAACAAGATCACCAGCGCCCCTGCCAAGTTTTCCGGCAGCTCCGCCAACACCTTCAAGACGTCCTCGAGCTCGCCCTTCAAGACCTTGCCCTCGGGATTCAACTGGCCAGGAGGAAATGGCTACTTTTTCAGCATGAGCACCCTCGGAGCCGACCCCGTCACCTACTTCATCAGCTACGATGATTAG